In the Grimontia kaedaensis genome, one interval contains:
- a CDS encoding calcium-binding protein, whose product MADIVGTNNPESLEGTNDADVINGLGGDDRIVGFNGDDQILGGAGDDLVIGGKGDDLLKGGEGDDVLRGGTGEDNLQGGEGDDKLLGGEGNDTLYANSGNDFMYGGSGDDWLFSGTGNDFLFGGEGADTFVFQNLFDEGTGHDRVVDFEVGIDTLVIRATGDTDFASLDINQVGSNTVINLADGSSLTLNNITATDLSADDFNIV is encoded by the coding sequence ATGGCTGATATTGTAGGAACCAATAATCCAGAATCACTGGAAGGAACAAACGATGCTGATGTGATCAACGGCCTAGGTGGCGATGATCGCATCGTAGGTTTTAACGGCGATGACCAAATCCTTGGCGGTGCAGGTGACGATCTGGTCATCGGTGGTAAAGGCGACGACCTGCTGAAAGGCGGTGAAGGCGACGATGTACTGCGCGGCGGTACAGGCGAAGACAACCTCCAAGGTGGTGAAGGCGACGACAAGCTGCTTGGCGGTGAGGGGAACGATACCCTTTACGCAAACAGCGGTAACGACTTCATGTACGGCGGCAGTGGTGATGATTGGCTGTTTAGCGGTACTGGAAACGACTTTCTCTTCGGCGGCGAAGGCGCTGATACTTTTGTTTTCCAAAATCTTTTTGATGAAGGTACTGGCCATGACCGCGTTGTCGATTTCGAAGTCGGCATCGATACACTGGTAATCCGTGCAACAGGTGATACCGACTTTGCATCACTGGACATAAACCAAGTGGGCAGCAATACAGTAATCAATCTTGCGGACGGCTCAAGCCTTACTCTAAATAACATCACCGCAACAGACCTGTCAGCGGACGACTTTAATATCGTCTAA
- a CDS encoding type I secretion system permease/ATPase — MSLTTQKQLENTLGQCKKALIFVIAFSFVINILVLCLPIYMLQIYDRVISSRSIDTLLLLSMITIFALLTMAVLENVRTRLMVRIGAWFDESLSPDILSGSIALQLRQGLSASVQSLRDIAAIRAFIGGNAIIPALDAPWTPVFLGFVFLLHPILGVIATVGALILFAIAIINDMATRQAHKKANEASILAMQQAESAARNADAIEAMGIMPNFIKSWTSLNSESIQGQVTANSKGALLTACSKFIRMLLQISMLGVGAYLVIQNEMTAGAMIAGSILMARALAPVEQSISAWGTAISARQSYQRLKEQIPAFPERAKSMPLPKPKGLISVEKVTYFHPGGAEPVLHGINFKLEPGEALGIIGPSGTGKSTLARLMLGNLTPTAGTVRLDNMDVAKWDPDDLGPHCGYLPQDVELFPGTLRQNIARMSEGDPDMVIHSAKLAGCHELILRQPKGYDTVVGERGLGLSGGERQRIALARALYGDPSLIVLDEANANLDGVGEAALQRAIAYLKSRKATIILVGHRPSMMQSMDKLLVLQDAQIRAFGERDEVLKPLLEQSAAIAQKGGQK; from the coding sequence ATGTCTCTCACTACACAAAAGCAATTAGAAAACACGCTTGGGCAATGCAAAAAGGCACTGATTTTCGTTATCGCATTCAGCTTTGTTATCAACATACTCGTGCTGTGCTTGCCCATTTACATGCTTCAGATTTACGACCGTGTGATCAGCTCCCGCTCCATCGACACGCTGCTGCTGCTCAGCATGATCACCATTTTTGCCCTCTTGACTATGGCCGTGCTGGAAAATGTACGGACCCGCCTTATGGTGCGCATTGGCGCCTGGTTTGATGAAAGCCTGTCCCCAGATATCTTGAGTGGTAGCATTGCTCTGCAACTGCGCCAGGGACTTTCCGCTTCGGTACAGAGCCTTCGCGACATTGCTGCTATCCGCGCCTTTATCGGTGGTAATGCCATCATTCCAGCACTCGATGCACCGTGGACACCGGTTTTCCTCGGCTTTGTTTTCCTGCTTCACCCTATCCTTGGTGTGATTGCGACCGTCGGTGCCTTAATCCTGTTTGCTATCGCCATCATCAACGACATGGCCACACGCCAGGCGCATAAGAAAGCGAATGAGGCATCTATTCTAGCAATGCAGCAAGCGGAATCTGCAGCAAGAAATGCCGATGCGATCGAAGCCATGGGCATCATGCCAAACTTCATCAAAAGCTGGACGTCACTCAACAGCGAAAGTATTCAGGGGCAGGTCACGGCGAACTCTAAAGGTGCATTACTAACAGCCTGTTCCAAATTCATCCGCATGCTGCTGCAAATCTCGATGCTGGGTGTGGGGGCCTACCTTGTTATTCAAAACGAAATGACGGCAGGTGCCATGATTGCAGGTTCAATTCTGATGGCACGTGCGCTGGCGCCGGTTGAACAGTCTATCAGCGCCTGGGGCACAGCGATTTCTGCACGTCAAAGCTACCAGCGCCTGAAAGAACAGATCCCGGCTTTCCCAGAACGCGCGAAATCTATGCCGCTACCAAAACCGAAAGGTCTGATATCGGTTGAGAAAGTCACTTACTTTCACCCGGGCGGCGCTGAGCCTGTACTGCATGGCATTAATTTCAAGCTGGAACCAGGTGAAGCCCTTGGTATTATCGGCCCTTCAGGAACAGGTAAATCAACGCTCGCACGTCTGATGCTCGGCAACCTGACACCGACAGCCGGTACCGTGCGCCTGGATAACATGGATGTGGCCAAGTGGGACCCTGACGATTTAGGCCCACATTGCGGCTACTTGCCACAGGATGTAGAGCTCTTCCCTGGCACTCTTCGCCAGAACATCGCACGTATGTCTGAAGGTGACCCAGATATGGTCATCCATTCAGCGAAACTGGCGGGTTGCCATGAGCTTATTCTTCGCCAGCCAAAAGGCTACGACACCGTCGTTGGCGAGCGTGGCTTGGGACTTTCCGGTGGTGAACGCCAGCGTATTGCCCTCGCTCGTGCGCTTTATGGCGACCCTAGCCTGATTGTGCTGGATGAGGCCAATGCAAACCTAGATGGTGTTGGTGAAGCGGCACTGCAACGTGCGATTGCCTATCTCAAATCCCGCAAGGCAACCATCATTCTGGTTGGACACAGACCAAGCATGATGCAGTCCATGGACAAACTATTGGTTCTCCAGGATGCTCAAATCCGCGCCTTTGGTGAGCGCGACGAAGTACTGAAACCGCTCCTTGAGCAAAGTGCAGCCATCGCTCAGAAAGGAGGCCAGAAATGA
- a CDS encoding DHH family phosphoesterase, producing the protein MKTSFDVFNGDADGICALLQLRLATPKDSILITGVKRDIALLKQVDPAVAQDVTVLDVAMEKNRAALDNLLSQGVRVFYADHHNPGEVPDHASLTTHINTAANTCTSLIIDKLLDGRYREWALVGAYGDNMIATADTLANKSGLCDQDRIKLMQFGTYLNYNGYGSSLSDLLFAPAEIYRLMAAYPSPFNFIAERPDVYATLEDGFIGDSEKAAAIMPYSERAGSRVFMLPDEAWARRISGVYSNDLTNRDPEVANAVITAKADGNYLVSIRAPLKKRVGADELAASFPTGGGRKAAAGINCLPAELLNDFIDAFHQRYPLDT; encoded by the coding sequence ATGAAAACCAGTTTTGATGTTTTTAACGGCGATGCTGACGGGATTTGCGCCCTGCTTCAGCTTCGCCTCGCCACCCCAAAAGACAGCATACTTATCACCGGGGTAAAGCGTGATATCGCCCTGTTGAAACAGGTCGATCCCGCTGTCGCCCAAGACGTGACTGTGTTGGATGTGGCAATGGAGAAAAACCGCGCTGCGCTAGATAACTTATTGTCACAGGGCGTGCGTGTATTTTACGCCGACCACCATAACCCGGGAGAAGTGCCGGATCATGCGTCGCTGACCACACATATCAACACCGCCGCAAATACCTGCACCAGTCTGATAATCGACAAACTGCTGGATGGCCGTTACCGCGAGTGGGCACTGGTTGGCGCGTATGGCGACAACATGATTGCTACCGCTGACACACTGGCCAATAAATCAGGCCTGTGCGATCAAGACCGCATCAAGCTGATGCAATTCGGTACTTATCTTAACTACAACGGCTATGGCTCATCGCTCAGCGATTTGCTGTTCGCACCCGCGGAAATTTACCGGCTAATGGCAGCTTATCCATCGCCATTTAATTTCATTGCTGAGCGTCCGGACGTTTACGCCACACTCGAAGACGGCTTTATCGGTGACAGCGAAAAAGCTGCGGCGATTATGCCTTACTCCGAGCGAGCAGGATCCCGCGTATTTATGCTGCCGGATGAAGCCTGGGCGCGCCGCATCAGCGGGGTTTATTCCAACGACTTAACCAACCGTGACCCGGAGGTCGCCAATGCGGTGATCACGGCAAAGGCTGACGGTAATTATCTGGTTAGCATCCGCGCACCGCTGAAAAAACGCGTAGGTGCTGATGAACTGGCTGCCTCTTTCCCAACGGGCGGTGGCCGAAAAGCGGCAGCAGGCATTAACTGCCTGCCGGCTGAATTGCTCAACGATTTTATTGATGCGTTCCACCAGCGTTACCCGCTGGATACGTAA
- a CDS encoding LuxR C-terminal-related transcriptional regulator → MQNIETTSDKYTILLVSEPSMTITALISCLEKEIKSAVSLVEKQEISEKLSTSSGLVLIDLSAFEGDTVSFVKQSLAPFSEQHVFALFNAHDLSAKELASWPFIKGVFKKEDDLEHLCHGIEKMLSGEYWLPRQKLAELIHYYQQNNNNAIDYSEICLTNREQQILRKLVTGASNSEIADSLFVSEHTVKSHLYNIFKKINVKNRVQAVFWAKNNLSVIGLDYQG, encoded by the coding sequence ATGCAGAACATCGAGACTACCTCAGACAAATACACGATACTCCTCGTCTCAGAGCCAAGCATGACCATCACAGCTTTGATTTCTTGCCTGGAGAAGGAAATTAAGAGCGCTGTGTCTTTGGTAGAGAAACAAGAAATCAGTGAGAAACTCTCTACATCTTCTGGTCTGGTGCTAATTGATCTGAGCGCTTTTGAAGGCGATACCGTTAGCTTCGTCAAACAAAGCCTCGCTCCTTTCAGCGAACAACATGTGTTTGCACTATTTAATGCGCATGACCTTTCCGCGAAGGAATTGGCAAGCTGGCCGTTTATCAAAGGCGTATTCAAAAAAGAAGATGATCTAGAGCACCTTTGTCACGGCATCGAAAAAATGCTGTCTGGCGAATACTGGTTGCCACGTCAGAAACTGGCTGAGCTCATTCACTATTACCAACAGAACAACAACAACGCCATCGACTACTCAGAAATCTGCCTGACCAACCGTGAGCAGCAAATCCTCCGCAAACTGGTCACCGGTGCTTCTAACAGCGAAATCGCAGATAGCTTGTTTGTATCTGAACACACAGTGAAATCGCACCTCTACAACATCTTTAAGAAGATTAACGTGAAGAACCGTGTTCAAGCTGTGTTCTGGGCTAAGAACAATCTGTCAGTTATCGGTTTGGACTATCAAGGCTAA
- a CDS encoding undecaprenyl-phosphate glucose phosphotransferase has product MDSRKIRTHGAEFAILYRLCDLAVISGTLAIVSQLYLGSVSEAWLHLATLICIFYLLFAESSHLYRSWRISNFQGQVVATLLPWCGACLLLVAYFFFSKSGSEFSRVVMTLWFAGTAVGLVLWRFMARAALSRLRNHGFNTRSAVIIGTTANGVELAQEFQRNHTLGITLLGFYEDRSSDRIEGTLPAPMLGKVSDALELARQGELQHVYIAMPMHAKDRIARYLNQFADTTATTYLVPDFFTYNLLHSRWQTIGHVHTLSVHDTPFSGIAAWAKRLEDIVLSILILLLISPVLLAVAIGVKLSSPGPIIFKQHRYGLDGSKINVWKFRSMSVMDNGDDVKQATKNDPRVTPFGAFIRRTSLDELPQFFNVLQGRMSIVGPRPHAVAHNEQYRAIVDRYMLRHKVKPGITGWAQINGYRGETDTLDKMEKRIQFDLEYIQNWSLWMDIKIVFATVFKGFVGKTAY; this is encoded by the coding sequence ATGGACAGTAGAAAAATTCGCACACACGGCGCAGAGTTTGCAATACTCTATCGGCTGTGTGACTTGGCCGTTATCAGCGGCACACTCGCAATTGTTAGCCAGCTCTACCTCGGTTCAGTCAGTGAAGCCTGGTTGCACCTTGCTACACTAATCTGTATTTTTTATTTGCTGTTTGCTGAAAGCTCCCACCTTTACCGTTCTTGGCGTATTAGTAACTTCCAAGGGCAAGTGGTCGCTACGTTGCTACCGTGGTGTGGCGCTTGTTTGCTGCTGGTTGCCTACTTCTTTTTTTCGAAAAGCGGTAGTGAGTTTTCCCGCGTTGTAATGACACTATGGTTTGCAGGCACAGCAGTCGGTCTTGTCCTATGGCGCTTTATGGCGAGAGCAGCACTTAGCCGCCTGCGTAATCATGGCTTCAACACCCGTAGCGCTGTCATTATTGGTACTACCGCTAATGGTGTTGAGTTGGCGCAGGAATTTCAGCGCAATCACACGCTTGGCATCACGCTACTTGGGTTTTATGAAGACCGCAGTAGCGACCGTATTGAAGGCACCCTGCCCGCTCCTATGCTGGGAAAAGTCAGTGATGCACTTGAGCTAGCCCGTCAGGGTGAACTTCAGCACGTCTACATCGCCATGCCAATGCATGCTAAAGACCGCATCGCCCGTTACCTGAACCAGTTTGCCGACACCACGGCAACGACGTATCTGGTACCGGATTTCTTCACATACAACTTACTTCACAGCCGCTGGCAGACCATTGGTCATGTACACACCTTGAGTGTTCACGACACCCCGTTCAGTGGCATAGCCGCCTGGGCAAAGCGTCTGGAAGATATTGTACTTTCTATTCTGATCTTACTCCTAATTTCCCCAGTACTGCTGGCTGTTGCGATTGGTGTGAAGCTCTCATCGCCTGGCCCAATCATCTTTAAGCAACACCGATATGGGCTGGACGGCAGCAAAATCAATGTCTGGAAGTTCCGCTCCATGTCGGTGATGGACAATGGTGACGATGTGAAACAAGCCACCAAGAATGACCCTCGTGTCACGCCATTTGGTGCATTCATCCGACGTACGTCACTCGATGAATTACCACAGTTCTTCAATGTGCTGCAAGGCAGGATGTCTATCGTCGGTCCACGACCCCATGCCGTTGCACACAACGAACAATACCGCGCCATTGTTGACCGCTACATGCTGCGCCATAAAGTGAAGCCTGGGATCACTGGCTGGGCACAAATCAATGGCTATCGCGGCGAAACCGATACCTTGGACAAAATGGAAAAACGTATCCAGTTCGACTTGGAATACATCCAGAACTGGTCGCTGTGGATGGACATCAAGATTGTCTTCGCCACCGTATTCAAAGGCTTTGTCGGCAAGACGGCGTACTAG
- a CDS encoding polysaccharide biosynthesis/export family protein, whose protein sequence is MIKRFSFILFALLTFSVSAYADNEQYVLDDGDRISIKVYGEEDLSMDILLSTRGRFDYPYLGRLEAAGKTVGQLQEIIQKGLKGDYLIDPKVTVNVIQFRKFYVNGEVHHPGGYDYQPGLTIGKAIAIAGGFTDRASRNKIQQTEAKSGKIENNVGLSKSVGPGDIIVVDQSFF, encoded by the coding sequence GTGATCAAACGATTTAGCTTTATTCTTTTCGCCCTGCTGACATTTTCAGTCTCCGCGTACGCTGACAACGAGCAATATGTACTCGACGACGGTGACCGGATTTCTATCAAAGTATATGGCGAGGAAGACCTCTCCATGGACATTCTTCTCAGCACCCGTGGGCGATTTGATTATCCCTATCTCGGCAGGCTGGAAGCAGCAGGAAAAACCGTCGGACAACTACAGGAAATCATTCAAAAAGGCTTGAAAGGCGACTATCTCATTGACCCAAAAGTGACGGTCAACGTCATCCAGTTCCGTAAGTTTTATGTCAATGGTGAAGTGCATCACCCTGGTGGCTATGACTATCAACCTGGTTTAACCATTGGCAAGGCGATTGCTATTGCTGGCGGTTTCACAGATCGCGCTTCAAGAAACAAAATTCAGCAGACAGAAGCCAAAAGCGGAAAAATAGAGAACAACGTTGGCCTCTCTAAATCTGTAGGCCCAGGCGACATCATCGTTGTAGACCAGAGCTTCTTCTAA
- a CDS encoding GumC family protein, whose translation MKLIEPNPANEPARLDLKRYVGIILRYWLPIAMFVAAVTLAATVLILAITPVYRATATLLIESEANKAVSIEEVYTLDTSQKEYYQTQFEILRSNHIAEKVIEELGIANIREFNNEIGELTGRDKLLAFLHQIGPLQQFLPEPVSPSELTDEAAARQAVLNKFKSHLTIEPIRNTQLVNIHFGSIDPELAASVANAIGQAYIESNLEARLVATQTASFWITERLTELKDNVDVTELALAKFLKEEGLIELDDIDQLAGTELTNLSIRVNEARERRVAAESLFDQLKNNASASLMTVPEISNHPQVRDVKNAETDAERRVSELAKRYGPKHDKMIQAQAQLDAVRQRMYSVINSLAQGIEKELNSARQQERALAAQLESKKRDYQNISAKRAQYESLKRDVDASRQLYDLFLNRQKETTVAGDFDAVNARFTDRAAVPQHPSSPQTGKLIVISAAFALLLGIVGAFLADAYRNTIEKPDDVEEKLGLQHLGFLPRVKAKRFKNAPLDHTIYLDPDEALFSESVRTIRTSILLTLTNSKRNVLAVTSSLPSEGKTTVAMSLAQSLAKMERTLLIDCDLRMPAVGQRYGLPRNQAGLSNVLVMGAPVTDCIYHDDETQLDILPAGLLPQNPQELLGSTKFLALINQLKQSYDRIILDTPPVQVVSDGLILGRLAGGMILVVKAEATTEKQVNRSISQLVRHDIAIDGVVLNQLSAKYAEEKYKLHYGYYNNNKQDDETLEAS comes from the coding sequence ATGAAACTTATCGAGCCTAACCCGGCCAATGAACCAGCGCGTCTCGATCTCAAGCGTTACGTCGGCATCATCCTGCGTTATTGGTTGCCGATTGCAATGTTCGTAGCGGCGGTTACCTTGGCTGCAACAGTGCTTATTCTTGCTATTACTCCGGTTTACCGTGCGACTGCTACCCTACTCATTGAATCGGAAGCTAACAAGGCGGTATCTATCGAAGAAGTGTATACCCTCGATACCAGCCAGAAAGAATATTATCAAACCCAGTTTGAGATCTTGCGCTCCAATCACATCGCTGAAAAAGTGATTGAAGAGCTTGGCATCGCCAACATCAGGGAATTCAATAATGAGATTGGCGAGCTTACAGGCCGCGATAAACTGCTGGCCTTTCTTCATCAAATCGGACCGTTGCAGCAGTTCCTTCCTGAGCCGGTTTCTCCGTCAGAACTGACAGATGAGGCCGCTGCCCGTCAGGCCGTTCTAAACAAATTTAAATCTCACCTGACGATTGAGCCTATCCGCAATACGCAGCTGGTGAACATCCACTTTGGATCTATTGATCCTGAATTGGCAGCTAGCGTTGCCAATGCCATTGGTCAGGCTTATATCGAGTCCAACCTTGAAGCACGTTTGGTGGCCACCCAAACCGCCTCGTTCTGGATCACCGAGCGCCTTACCGAATTGAAAGACAATGTGGACGTGACCGAACTTGCGCTTGCCAAATTTCTGAAAGAAGAAGGACTGATCGAGCTTGATGATATCGATCAACTGGCAGGCACTGAGCTGACTAACCTGTCCATCCGCGTCAATGAAGCGCGCGAACGTCGTGTCGCGGCAGAAAGTCTGTTTGACCAATTGAAAAACAACGCCAGTGCCAGTCTGATGACGGTACCGGAAATTTCTAACCACCCTCAGGTGCGTGACGTTAAAAACGCAGAAACCGATGCCGAGCGCCGCGTTTCCGAGCTTGCCAAACGCTATGGTCCGAAACATGACAAGATGATTCAGGCGCAGGCGCAACTCGACGCCGTCCGCCAGCGAATGTATTCGGTGATAAACAGCTTAGCGCAAGGCATTGAAAAAGAGCTCAACAGTGCCCGCCAGCAAGAGCGAGCTTTGGCTGCTCAGCTTGAAAGTAAAAAGCGTGACTACCAGAATATCAGTGCAAAGCGCGCTCAGTATGAGTCACTTAAGCGTGACGTTGATGCTAGCCGTCAGCTTTACGACCTCTTCCTGAATCGTCAGAAAGAAACAACGGTGGCTGGTGACTTCGACGCAGTGAACGCGCGCTTCACGGATCGTGCGGCTGTCCCTCAACATCCATCCAGCCCTCAGACGGGCAAATTGATCGTGATCAGCGCCGCATTCGCCCTGCTGCTCGGTATCGTCGGTGCGTTTTTAGCGGATGCTTACCGCAACACCATTGAAAAACCTGACGATGTTGAGGAGAAGCTGGGATTGCAGCACCTAGGATTTCTGCCCCGAGTAAAGGCGAAGCGATTCAAGAACGCACCGCTTGATCACACTATCTATTTGGATCCGGATGAAGCGCTATTCAGTGAGTCGGTTCGGACTATACGCACTTCTATTCTGCTAACGCTGACCAACAGTAAACGTAATGTGCTAGCAGTGACTTCTTCACTGCCGTCTGAAGGCAAGACCACCGTGGCGATGAGCCTCGCCCAGTCCCTTGCCAAGATGGAACGCACGCTCTTGATTGACTGCGACCTGCGAATGCCTGCTGTCGGACAACGTTATGGCTTGCCACGCAACCAAGCGGGACTGAGTAATGTATTGGTGATGGGCGCACCAGTGACAGATTGCATCTATCACGATGATGAAACGCAACTCGATATCCTGCCTGCTGGCCTGTTGCCACAAAACCCGCAGGAACTTCTGGGTTCAACCAAGTTCTTGGCACTGATCAACCAGCTAAAACAGAGCTATGACAGGATCATTCTCGACACTCCACCGGTACAGGTGGTGAGCGATGGACTGATTCTGGGGCGTCTAGCTGGTGGCATGATCCTGGTGGTGAAAGCAGAAGCGACCACGGAGAAACAGGTCAACCGATCGATCAGCCAACTTGTTCGTCATGACATCGCCATAGATGGTGTGGTGCTTAACCAACTCTCCGCTAAATATGCGGAGGAAAAATACAAGCTGCACTATGGTTATTACAACAATAATAAGCAGGATGACGAAACACTGGAAGCGAGTTAA
- a CDS encoding HlyD family type I secretion periplasmic adaptor subunit, which translates to MNEIPSIKRLIIIGFGTIALFFGTFGIWSIFSPLEGASIAQGVVTVDSQRKTVQHLEGGIIEKMLVTEGATVEKGQPLIYLDKTQPKAQLEQLTSRQRNALAREARLIAERDNLETITFPEELETVRNNPRVEELLTNQMRIFTARRGFSESQKEIINKQLAQNNAELEGQKKRLEIEKRRLSIIGEEIDGNRQLAEKGFVSKTQVLRLEREEAQILSTISQLQANASRLAQNVAESQAQLREQELERIKEIVEGLRESRQERYDLDEQIASSKDILNRTTISAPLSGTVLNLQVFSEEGVITPGQPLLDIVPSNEGLVIEAKVDPSDIDQVRSGMKAQIRLTALSMRSVKPLDGELLTVSADRLVDEQSGLAYYLARVKLIDNVSDILEGIELYPGMQAEVMLLTEPRTPIEYLLKPLTESFNRAFREQ; encoded by the coding sequence ATGAACGAGATCCCATCCATCAAACGCCTGATTATTATCGGCTTCGGCACCATCGCACTCTTCTTCGGTACATTTGGTATTTGGTCTATCTTCAGCCCATTGGAAGGCGCATCGATTGCACAGGGTGTGGTTACCGTTGATAGCCAGCGGAAAACCGTACAGCATCTTGAAGGTGGTATTATTGAGAAAATGCTGGTGACTGAAGGGGCGACGGTCGAAAAAGGCCAGCCTTTGATTTATCTCGACAAAACCCAGCCAAAGGCTCAGTTGGAGCAGCTAACTTCCCGTCAGCGAAATGCCCTGGCGCGTGAAGCCCGTCTGATAGCTGAGCGTGACAATCTCGAAACCATCACCTTCCCAGAAGAGCTCGAGACAGTACGTAATAATCCTCGTGTCGAAGAGCTACTGACCAACCAAATGCGCATCTTCACCGCCCGGCGCGGCTTCTCTGAATCACAGAAAGAGATCATCAACAAGCAGCTGGCACAGAACAATGCGGAGCTTGAAGGCCAGAAGAAGCGTCTGGAAATTGAAAAGCGTCGCCTCTCGATTATCGGTGAAGAGATTGATGGTAACCGTCAGCTTGCAGAAAAAGGCTTTGTGAGTAAAACACAAGTATTACGACTGGAGCGTGAAGAGGCACAAATCCTCAGTACCATCAGTCAACTTCAGGCAAATGCCAGTCGTTTGGCTCAGAATGTAGCAGAGAGTCAGGCACAGCTTAGAGAGCAGGAACTGGAGCGCATTAAAGAGATCGTTGAAGGTCTGCGTGAAAGTCGCCAGGAGCGCTACGATCTCGATGAACAAATTGCTTCTTCGAAAGATATCCTCAACCGCACCACGATTTCTGCACCGTTGTCTGGCACGGTATTGAATCTTCAGGTTTTTTCTGAAGAAGGAGTTATTACTCCCGGGCAACCATTGCTCGACATCGTCCCCAGCAATGAGGGGCTGGTGATCGAAGCCAAGGTAGATCCTTCTGATATCGATCAGGTTCGCTCCGGCATGAAAGCGCAGATCCGATTGACTGCGCTCAGTATGCGAAGCGTAAAGCCGCTGGATGGTGAGCTTCTTACGGTATCGGCAGACCGATTAGTCGACGAGCAATCAGGCCTCGCTTATTACCTTGCCCGGGTCAAACTCATTGATAACGTTAGCGATATTCTGGAAGGCATTGAACTGTATCCGGGAATGCAGGCAGAGGTCATGCTTTTGACAGAACCACGCACGCCAATCGAATATTTACTGAAACCACTCACAGAAAGCTTTAATCGCGCATTTCGTGAACAGTGA
- a CDS encoding outer membrane beta-barrel protein: MKYSKLWLCMVGLMPFSAIAVEPFPYQTENGIDIIPTLEVSGGHDDNVRRTETNPIGSTMYRVIPKVVAKFEKRRSAYQFDYELDAVSFTDSSEDNYVNHNLHGYGFWLFDIRHRLHLDYNYSVTSEARGTGLTEGSSLRVDEPLRFRRHDAYARYVYGASGAPGRLVGIIGFEAKDYDDEVFVRTNGVTVDTKFYNWDQPYIASEFYYAVSSYFHAVTVFSHEIRSYDHVFTGPGGTRDSNNTELYGGLDWDVTGKTQGRLLLGLQHKDFDSDQRTNFHGFSWKLNLSWKPTDYSEFRLEGLDFARDPNLEADYVKDRSIKAEWEHKWTPLVTTTASARYGNNDYPGIRKDDDTQFDVSATFSIARWWDVTAGVSWFDRDSTLTGYSYDQTRFFLGMEVSL; this comes from the coding sequence GTGAAGTATTCAAAACTCTGGCTCTGTATGGTGGGTCTGATGCCTTTCTCCGCAATCGCGGTAGAGCCTTTTCCTTACCAGACAGAAAACGGTATAGACATCATACCGACACTGGAAGTCAGCGGTGGTCATGATGACAATGTTCGCCGAACGGAAACCAATCCGATTGGCTCGACAATGTACAGAGTCATCCCCAAAGTGGTTGCCAAGTTTGAGAAGCGCCGCTCAGCCTACCAGTTTGATTACGAGCTGGACGCGGTGAGTTTTACCGACAGCAGTGAAGACAACTACGTTAACCACAACCTGCACGGTTATGGATTCTGGCTGTTCGATATCCGCCACCGTCTGCATCTGGACTACAACTACAGCGTTACCAGTGAAGCACGTGGGACGGGTCTGACCGAAGGCTCCAGCCTCAGAGTGGATGAACCACTGCGTTTCCGCCGCCATGATGCTTATGCACGCTATGTCTACGGTGCGAGTGGCGCTCCGGGTCGCTTGGTTGGCATTATTGGCTTTGAAGCCAAAGACTACGACGACGAAGTGTTTGTTCGCACCAACGGGGTTACCGTCGACACCAAGTTCTACAACTGGGACCAGCCTTACATAGCTAGTGAGTTTTATTACGCCGTCTCCAGCTATTTCCATGCAGTCACTGTGTTCAGTCACGAAATCCGTAGCTACGACCATGTATTTACAGGTCCAGGTGGTACGCGCGACAGCAACAATACTGAGCTATATGGCGGTCTTGACTGGGACGTGACGGGTAAGACACAGGGCCGACTCCTGCTTGGCTTACAGCATAAAGATTTCGACAGTGACCAACGGACAAACTTCCATGGGTTCAGCTGGAAATTAAACCTCAGTTGGAAGCCGACCGATTATAGCGAGTTTCGCCTTGAAGGGCTGGACTTTGCCCGAGACCCAAACCTCGAAGCAGACTACGTAAAAGATCGTTCTATCAAGGCCGAATGGGAACATAAATGGACACCATTAGTGACAACGACAGCCTCCGCCAGGTATGGAAACAATGACTATCCGGGTATTCGTAAAGATGACGACACCCAGTTTGACGTAAGCGCAACCTTCAGCATTGCACGCTGGTGGGACGTAACTGCTGGCGTCAGCTGGTTTGATCGCGACTCTACATTAACTGGCTATAGTTATGATCAAACAAGATTTTTTCTCGGCATGGAGGTGAGCCTGTGA